A single genomic interval of Mangifera indica cultivar Alphonso chromosome 5, CATAS_Mindica_2.1, whole genome shotgun sequence harbors:
- the LOC123215949 gene encoding pentatricopeptide repeat-containing protein At5g08305, translating into MVGVPLVSKSLITLLDKCKSLHSLKQLHALLITLDLCQDDPFLSKFFSFTALSYPANIDYSCRILLHLQNQSIFYWNIFVRGYANAKNPNKSISLFVKMLRLGISPDYLTYPFVIKASARLLKRELAVAIHCHTAKTGYESDRFIANSLIHLYGSCGDIFYARKVFDGMSVKNLVSWNSMLDGYAKCGKMNLAREVFDLMPEKDVVSWSSLIDGYVKSGDYKEAMAIFEEMRGVGPKANEVTMVSVLCACAHLGALDQGRMMHQYMVDNGLPLNLVLKTSLVDMYAKCGAINEALHVFRGVRLNQSDVLIWNAMIGGLAVHGLVKESLELFKEMQMFGITPDEITFLCLLSACVHGGLVTEAWYIFDCLGKYDMTPKSEHYACLVDVLSRAGRVAEAYNFVCQMPVEPTASMLGALLTGCMTHGKLDLAEIVGKKLVELEPDHDGRYVGLSNVYAVSKRWDDARTMREAMELRGVKKYPGCSFVEMFGTLHRFIAHDKTHPCSEKIYMMLDFIAGQMKLHVYHENQEHLMYDMTGI; encoded by the coding sequence ATGGTGGGTGTTCCACTGGTATCTAAAAGTCTAATCACTCTCCTTGATAAATGCAAATCATTGCATTCACTCAAACAACTTCATGCTTTGTTAATCACTCTTGATCTCTGCCAAGATGACCCATTTCTAtctaaatttttctcttttactgCACTCTCTTATCCTGCTAACATCGATTACTCATGTAGAATCTTGTTACATTTACAAAACCAATCAATCTTTTACTGGAACATTTTCGTTAGAGGTTACGCCAACGCCAAAAACCCAAATAAATCCATCTCTCTTTTTGTTAAAATGTTGCGACTTGGAATCTCACCAGACTATTTAACCTACCCATTTGTTATAAAGGCTTCTGCTCGCCTTTTGAAGCGAGAACTTGCCGTGGCAATTCACTGTCACACTGCAAAAACTGGGTATGAGTCCGATAGGTTTATTGCAAATTCTTTAATTCATTTGTATGGGTCATGTGGCGATATATTTTATGCCCGTAAGGTGTTCGATGGAATGTCTGTGAAGAACTTGGTTTCTTGGAATTCTATGTTGGATGGGTATGCCAAGTGCGGTAAAATGAATTTGGCAAGAGAAGTGTTTGATTTGATGCCAGAAAAGGATGTTGTGTCGTGGAGTTCTTTGATTGATGGATACGTTAAAAGTGGGGATTATAAAGAGGCAATGGCAATTTTTGAGGAAATGAGAGGTGTTGGTCCCAAGGCCAATGAGGTGACTATGGTGAGTGTGTTGTGTGCTTGTGCCCATTTAGGTGCGCTTGATCAAGGAAGAATGATGCATCAATATATGGTTGATAATGGATTGCCGTtgaatttggttttgaaaactTCACTTGTTGATATGTATGCCAAATGCGGGGCAATCAATGAAGCGTTGCATGTATTTCGTGGAGTTAGATTGAATCAGAGCGATGTTTTGATATGGAATGCCATGATTGGAGGGCTTGCAGTGCATGGATTGGTTAAAGAGTCCCttgaattgttcaaagaaatgCAAATGTTTGGAATCACCCCAGATGAAATTACATTCTTGTGTTTATTAAGTGCTTGTGTCCATGGAGGTTTAGTTACTGAAGCTTGGTATATCTTTGATTGTCTTGGTAAATATGACATGACCCCTAAGAGTGAGCATTATGCTTGCCTAGTTGATGTTCTCTCGCGTGCTGGTCGAGTAGCAGAGGCGTACAATTTTGTGTGTCAAATGCCCGTGGAGCCTACAGCTTCGATGTTGGGTGCTCTGCTCACTGGATGTATGACCCATGGTAAATTGGATCTTGCGGAAATAGTTGGAAAGAAGCTTGTCGAGTTGGAACCAGATCATGATGGCAGATATGTGGGGTTGTCGAATGTTTATGCAGTTTCCAAACGCTGGGATGATGCAAGAACAATGAGGGAAGCCATGGAGTTGAGAGGAGTGAAAAAGTATCCTGGTTGTAGTTTTGTAGAGATGTTTGGAACTCTCCATAGATTCATTGCTCATGATAAAACTCATCCTTGTTCAGAAAAAATCTACATGATGCTAGATTTTATTGCAGGACAAATGAAACTTCATGTTTATCACGAAAATCAAGAACACCTTATGTATGATATGACAGGTATTTGA
- the LOC123216179 gene encoding lysine-specific demethylase JMJ25-like, producing the protein MERTRKQHKPERAPGSLEILGKNCQPEKEEVVAKKRGRKPKKKEQFLESENDERQIGEEEKEIEENNGNAVSQKEESVQNEGGISGNGVSEKEVRMQNEGGISKVGEGYGNKAKKSEVDAGKKGVGRNNNKGNLTGKGGKKNNEKERLEHVAGDIGESFEEKESGVSEDKKVLEGYKRVKLDEDCQVTGEEVFSVKEEDGNGLSVNEKGFGDLASAVNKRLRDGGKKKRGRGGRTGMQKKMKLMAAQENGDSDQEENGVNPQKHDQKDRTDDEFKENEGLGSEEKQSSVLEEEGGEGNKVRGRGPKSQGKKLREETRSVLGNEKEENDLRPYSLRTSTKQVQHVSKDSKKGKIHGTGGESVMCHQCQRNDKGRVVRCQKCTTKRFCIPCIRSWYPKMSEDEIASSCPVCLGNCNCKTCLRMEGVITSELKKLKEDPKFEKEHHSRHLLQALLPYVKTFSEEQMKELMMEAQIIGVSLSEIQPQKADCLDNERVYCDNCRTSIVDFHRSCPNCKYDLCLVCCRELHDGHLQGGGDEVVVEYQVRGLDYLHGEMKQFQSPEEDRSSTAGTISEDQNRSVPNWKANGNGSIPCPPKELGGCGDGLLELRCIFTKNWVAELVIKAEEIVKAHNLEDMHKSPEQMCNCFNSAGEIDMCNCQLRKAASREDCSDNYLYNPVAKDIQHGDLKHFQWHWAKGEPVIVSNVLDCALGLSWEPMVMWRAFRQITNIKHGQHLDVKAIDCLDWCEGEVNIHQFFKGYTDGRYDWKHWPQILKLKDWPPSNLFEERLPRHNYEFVACLPFKEYTHPRGGILNLATKLPKKSLKPDMGPKTYIAYGFAQELGRGDSVTKLHCDMSDAVNVLTHTAEVKFESTCLEAIPQLKQLHNAQDQMEIFGVSQCKDENVHGNQSGDKCDDSNCHRGSELEDAAEAIANQGISGESGEPFDVPPSELESADGGAVWDIFRRQDIPKLQEYLNKHFREFRHIHCRPIPQVVHPIHDQTFYLTLEHKAKLKQEYGIEPWTFVQKLGEAVFIPAGCPHQVRNLKSCIKVALDFVSPENIGECERLTEEFRLLPPNHRAKEDKLEVKKMILHAMNQAIKDLEHQSPYSETANKDQNPKAKKKRQRQ; encoded by the exons ATGGAGCGCACGCGAAAGCAGCATAAACCGGAGAGAGCTCCGGGAAGTTTAgaaattttaggtaaaaattGTCAGCCTGAGAAGGAAGAAGTTGTTGCGAAGAAGCGAGGGAGAAAACCCAAGAAGAAAGAACAGTTTTTGGAAAGTGAGAATGATGAGAGGCAAATTGGAGAGGAGGAAAAGGAAATAGAGGAAAATAATGGTAATGCGGTTTCTCAAAAAGAGGAAAGTGTGCAGAATGAGGGCGGAATAAGTGGTAACGGGGTTTCTGAAAAGGAGGTCAGGATGCAGAATGAGGGTGGAATAAGTAAAGTTGGTGAAGGATATGGAAATAAAGCCAAGAAAAGTGAAGTAGATGCTGGGAAGAAGGGAGTTGGAAGGAATAATAATAAGGGAAATTTAACTGGGAAAGGTGGGAAGAAGAATAACGAGAAGGAAAGATTGGAGCACGTGGCTGGGGACATTGGTGAAAGTTTTGAAGAGAAGGAAAGTGGAGTTTCTGAAGATAAAAAGGTTTTGGAAGGTTACAAGAGAGTGAAATTAGACGAGGATTGTCAAGTGACAGGCGAAGAAGTGTTTTCTGTGAAGGAGGAAGATGGTAATGGGCTTTCTGTGAATGAAAAAGGGTTTGGTGATCTAGCAAGTGCAGTGAACAAGAGACTGAGAGATGGTGGGAAGAAGAAGAGGGGCAGGGGAGGTCGGACTGGTATgcaaaaaaagatgaaattgatGGCAGCTCAGGAAAATGGTGATAGTGATCAGGAAGAGAATGGAGTTAATCCTCAGAAGCACGACCAAAAGGATAGGACGGATGAtgaatttaaagaaaatgaggGTTTGGGATCTGAAGAAAAACAATCTTCGGTTTTAGAGGAAGAAGGCGGGGAAGGGAATAAGGTAAGAGGAAGAGGACCAAAAAGTCAAGGGAAGAAGTTGAGGGAGGAAACTCGCAGTGTTTTGGGAAATGAAAAGGAGGAGAATGATTTGCGTCCTTATTCTCTGAGGACTTCGACAAAACAAGTGCAACATGTGTCAAAAGAttcaaagaaaggaaaaatccaT GGGACTGGAGGGGAGTCAGTGATGTGCCATCAGTGCCAGAGGAATGATAAAGGCAGGGTTGTCAGATGCCAAAAATGTACAACAAAGCGGTTTTGCATCCCATGTATAAGAAGTTG GTATCCTAAGATGTCAGAGGATGAAATCGCTTCTTCTTGTCCAGTTTGTTTGGGTAATTGCAATTGCAAAACATGTCTACGAATGGAGGGAGTGATAACA aGTGAGCTGAAGAAGTTGAAAGAagatccaaaatttgaaaaagagcATCACTCTAGGCATTTACTTCAAGCCCTTCTCCCTTATGTCAAAACATTCAGTGAAGAACAAATGAAAGAGTTGATGATGGAGGCCCAGATAATAG GGGTATCACTATCTGAAATTCAGCCACAGAAGGCAGATTGTCTTGATAATGAGCGTGTGTACTG TGACAACTGTCGAACCTCAATTGTTGACTTTCACAGAAGCTGTCCAAACTGTAAATATGATCTGTGCCTTGTTTGCTGTCGGGAATTGCATGATGGCCACTTGCAGGGTGGAGGTGATGAAGTAGTTGTGGAATATCAGGTCAGAGGTTTGGATTATTTGCATGGTGAAATGAAGCAATTTCAATCTCCAGAAGAAGACAGGTCATCTACAGCTGGGACAATTTCTGAGGATCAGAATAGGTCAGTACCTAACTGGAAGGCAAATGGAAATGGTAGTATTCCTTGCCCCCCAAAAGAATTAGGTGGTTGTGGTGATGGCCTCTTGGAACTAAGATGTATCTTCACAAAAAATTGGGTTGCTGAATTGGTGATAAAGGCTGAAGAGATAGTCAAGGCTCATAATCTTGAAGATATGCATAAATCTCCAGAACAAATGTGCAATTGTTTCAACTCAGCAGGTGAGATTGACATGTGCAACTGTCAACTGAGAAAAGCAGCTTCTCGAGAAGACTGCAGcgataattatttgtataatccaGTTGCTAAAGACATTCAACATGGAGATTTAAAGCATTTCCAGTGGCACTGGGCTAAAGGTGAGCCGGTTATAGTCAGCAATGTGCTTGACTGTGCATTGGGGTTGAGTTGGGAACCAATGGTTATGTGGCGCGCTTTTCGTCagattacaaatataaaacatgGCCAACATCTGGATGTTAAGGCTATTGATTGCTTGGATTGGTGTGAG GGGGAGGTCAACATCCATCAATTCTTTAAAGGCTACACAGATGGTCGCTATGACTGGAAACACTGGCCTcaaatattaaagttaaaagactGGCCGCCATCTAATTTATTTGAGGAACGCTTGCCTCGTCACAACTACGAGTTTGTGGCTTGTTTGCCTTTTAAGGAATATACACATCCTCGTGGTGGTATTCTGAATCTTGCTACCAAATTGCCAAAAAAATCTCTGAAGCCAGACATGGGGCCTAAGACATATATTGCTTATGGGTTTGCTCAAGAGCTTGGACGCGGAGACTCTGTTACCAAGCTTCATTGTGATATGTCTGATGCG GTGAATGTTTTAACACATACTGCTGAAGTGAAATTTGAATCTACATGTCTTGAGGCTATACCACAGTTGAAACAGCTGCACAATGCCCAAGATCAAATGGAGATATTTGGTGTCAGTCAGTGTAAAGATGAAAATGTCCATGGTAATCAGAGTGGTGACAAGTGTGATGACTCTAATTGTCATAGAGGATCTGAACTGGAGGATGCAGCAGAGGCAATCGCTAATCAAGGTATTAGCGGGGAGAGTGGTGAGCCATTTGATGTTCCTCCAAGTGAGCTTGAATCTGCTGATGGAGGTGCTGTTTGGGACATATTCCGGAGACAGGATATTCCTAAGCTGCAGGAGTATCTTAATAAGCATTTTAGAGAATTTAGACATATTCATTGTCGTCCAATACCACAG GTTGTTCATCCTATACATGATCAGACTTTTTATCTCACTTTGGAGCATAAAGCAAAGCTCAAGCAGGAATATG GAATTGAACCTTGGACATTTGTTCAGAAGCTTGGTGAGGCTGTTTTCATTCCTGCAGGATGCCCCCATCAAGTCAGGAACCTGAAG TCGTGCATAAAGGTTGCTCTAGATTTTGTCTCTCCTGAAAATATTGGTGAGTGTGAACGTTTGACAGAGGAATTTCGGTTACTTCCTCCAAATCATAGGGCTAAAGAGGACAAGTTGGAG GTGAAAAAAATGATTCTCCATGCAATGAATCAGGCTATAAAGGACTTGGAACATCAGAGTCCATA TTCGGAAACTGCTAATAAAGATCAGAATCCTAAAGCTAAGAAAAAGAGACAGAGACAGTGA
- the LOC123215720 gene encoding uncharacterized protein LOC123215720, translating into MAKNLDLDYAYQTRPPSFLNTIFMYTVNMAAKSLVSVAQTSKLAQDTDKKWKTTDHLKFMVMLMTWGIVWVLRVLMDHFPLITYSSSYLLQGFSSSLGSFYSLIPSSLSPPSSSLSLLPSSGSSLEEILYEEVDGPSIKALGRSLTHILALLNDIPATSSKYQFAMTMADTIMEDNAHHHHSELLQVNQAALSLAFGRTLALLYRSLQITTQSQDNFGGWPFRTIKALPFGSYVAPCVKGLSFCFNTVMSLVDRGVSQLHKKKEEGADEYGEVMAEKLAHELLWITNRLRAYGAVDQALVQWSHASALASLSLTATPRVQGIILKISGILFGDLNQQDDYLITREVKFKLLVLWIPLFCHANNGVAYPILSSFEKVEIQRAMNEAISSLPAIDQEVILTNWVQDFAVSASDWPNLQLSYDRWCQSARQMLT; encoded by the exons ATGgcaaaaaatttagatttagaCTATGCCTACCAAACCAGGCCTCCTAGTTTCTTGAACACTATCTTCATGTACACTGTGAACATGGCTGCTAAGTCTCTTGTTTCAGTGGCACAAACCTCCAAATTAGCTCAAGACACAGATAAGAAGTGGAAGACAACTGATCATTTGAAGTTCATGGTTATGCTCATGACTTGGGGTATTGTGTGGGTtcttagggttttgatggatcaTTTCCCGTTGATTACATATTCATCTTCTTATCTTCTCCAAGGATTCTCTTCATCTCTAGGATCCTTTTACTCTTTGATACCATCATCTTTATCTCCTCCTTCTTCATCCTTGTCCTTATTGCCTTCCTCTGGCTCTTCACTTGAAGAAATTCTCTATGAAGAAGTTGATGGACCCTCCATTAAAGCCCTTGGCAGATCACTCACACAT ATTTTGGCCCTCCTAAATGACATACCCGCCACTTCAAGTAAATACCAGTTTGCAATGACAATGGCTGACACAATAATGGAAGACAATGCCCATCACCATCATTCTGAACTCCTCCAAGTCAATCAAGCTGCTCTATCTTTAGCATTCGGTCGTACTTTAGCACTTCTATATCGGTCCCTTCAAATTACAACCCAATCCCAAGACAACTTCGGCGGTTGGCCCTTTCGCACCATCAAGGCACTGCCCTTCGGTTCTTACGTTGCGCCATGCGTTAAGGGACTGAGTTTCTGCTTCAACACAGTGATGTCTTTGGTTGACAGAGGCGTGTCTCAGTTGCAcaagaagaaggaagaaggaGCAGACGAGTATGGCGAAGTGATGGCAGAGAAATTGGCACATGAATTGTTGTGGATAACAAACAGACTAAGGGCTTATGGAGCTGTCGATCAGGCCTTGGTGCAGTGGAGCCATGCATCCGCTCTTGCTTCTCTTTCTCTCACAGCTACACCCAGAGTCCAGGGCATCATTCTTAAGATTTCAG GTATACTATTCGGAGATCTGAATCAGCAGGATGACTACTTGATCACAAGGGAAGTAAAGTTCAAGTTACTAGTGCTATGGATTCCATTGTTCTGCCATGCAAATAATGGTGTTGCTTATCCAATCTTGTCTAGCTTTGAGAAGGTTGAGATACAAAGAGCAATGAATGAGGCCATCTCCAGCTTGCCTGCAATTGATCAAGAAGTGATCCTCACAAATTGGGTACAAGACTTTGCAGTTTCAGCCTCAGATTGGCCAAATCTTCAACTTTCTTATGATCGATGGTGCCAATCTGCTCGCCAGATGCTTACATGA